Sequence from the Nitrospinaceae bacterium genome:
TTGATTGTTCTGCTTTCTCTGAATGGAATCCTGGGTTGAGTCGTCGGTCGTCTGCACGCCGATTTCAAACTGAAACATTCCTTCCGGGACGGTGGCAAGAAAGTCCAGGATGTCCGGCGTTAAAATATCCGCCACCACTTCAAAATGAAAGGACGCTCCTCTAAACCGGGTCAGCCACTGCATCAACTCCTGCATTTGTTTTGGTTTCAAATTGAACGTGCGGTCGACAAACTTGATCCGCCTGGCGCCTGCTGTGACCAGTTTTTCGATTTGTTTTTTCGTGGCGTCCTGCTCAAAATAGCGGACTTTTTTGTCCAGCGCGGACAGACAGAACGAGCAAAGGTAAGGACAGCCTCTTGAGGTCTCCAGATAAGCGATGCGGTTTTTCAGGTTCGGCAAATCCTCTTCAAGATAAGGCGGAGCCAGGTCCGGCAGATCCACGCCATAAGTGTTCCAACGGTCAAGCACTTCCTGTGTGGGGTTTTCGTTGCGTTCCTGGTACTTGAGAAATTCAACCCACTTGCTTTCGCCTTCCCCTGAGATGGTGGTGTATTGATCGGACAATTCTTTTTCGAAGGAAACTTCAGGACCGCCGATGACAATTTTCAACTCCGGGTTTTGCTTTTTCAGCCGTTCGATCAACTCAAAACTTTGATGGCGGTTCCAGATATAAATGCTGACCCCTAAAATTTCGGTGCGGCGCTTTTGAATCTCCGCGGCGATTTTCCATACAGGCTGGTTGATGACAAATTCCTCAATCCAGACATTTTGAAACCCGGCGGTCCGCGCCGCATTTCTGAGGTAGCGCAAACTGAGGGCGGTCTGGATGAATTTGGCGTTGAGAGTGATGAGGCCGATGGATCGTTTCATGGGTCGAGTGCGAACTTTAATTTGGATTGTTTCAATTATAGAACAAGGACGAGAGGGATACGGAGAAATAACCAGGGGTGTTGCGAATATTTTTGCCAGGACTATGAGCTAGACCTTTTGCATGAGTCCAGTTCCTTGACTTCCTTAAAAACTCATGGGTCATAAACATTGGGTCCAGCGGTACGCTGGTTATTTCTTTTGGCAGACTTTACAGTAAAACGTCGATCGTCCGGAATGGACGGTTCGGGAGATGGGGGTTTGGCAATGGGGACAGGGTTGATTTTCTTTGCCGTAAACAGACAGGTTGACGGCATAGTAGCCAGGCGTGTTGTCGGCGCTGAAGAAATCGCGCAACGTGGTGCCTCCGGAGGCGATACTGTTTTTCAATGTGGACTGTAAAGAGGGAATCAACTTTTGCCATTGGGCGAGCGTGATTTTTCCCGCATGCTTCATAGGATGGATCGCCGCGTCGAACAAAGATTCGCAGGCATAGATATTGCCGACTCCGGTGATGCGTTTGGAATCCATGAGGAAAGATTTGATCGGCACTTTCCGGTTTCTAGCCATGACTTTTAATGCCTTTGGGGTTGTTTCCTCTCCCAGGGGGTCCAGACCCAGATGGTTTAAAAGCGGATGGCCTTCATCGTTTTGGGCCCACAAAATACAGCCGAAGCGACGCGGATCGATAAAGTGCAAATAAACATCCGGCTCAAAGTGAAAAATAGCATGCGTGTGATTCTCAACAGATTTCATGGAAGGGTGTCGAACCACCCGTCCGCTCATTCCCAAATGCAAAATCATTGCGCCGGTGGGGACGTGCATCAATAAGTATTTGCCGCGGCGGGTGATGTCAGAAACAATTTTTCCGGACAACTCCTCCTTGAGTTTCTCTCGCGGAATGGGAAAGCGGATGTCCTTTCGGAAAAACTTTAGCTTGAGCAGGGTCTTATTTTTTACCAGCGGGAGAAGAGCGCGTCTCAGTGTTTCGACTTCTGGAAGCTCGGGCATGGGAAGGCAGGCGCAACGCTTCTACGAATCGGAAGATTCCGGTGGTGCTTTTGAGTCTTCATTCGAAATTTCAGCGTTCTCTTTGCCAGAGGTTTCAGGTGCTTTAGCGACCACGACCTTTGAAGGACGAAGCATCCGCCCTTTCAACCGATAGCCCTTGGAATACTCTTCGGTGATGGTGTTTTCTTCATGATCGTCCGATTCCACCTGGCACATGACCTCGTGAAGATTGGGATCGAATTTTTTGCCCAGAGCCTCTACGGATTCCACCTTTTCTTTTTCAAGAAAGGAATGGAATTGCTTGAGAATCATTTCTACGCCTTCCTGCAGGCTTTTGACTGTAGGGTTTGGAGCCGATAAAGCGCGTTCCAGGTTGTCGTTGATTAGAATCAGTTCTTTGAGCAACCGCTCGTTGGCGTACTGTGAAAAATCCTCTTTTTCCTTTTGCAATCTCTTTTTGAAATTTTCTGTGTCGGCTTTATAGCGGAGGAACTCACCTTTCAGTTCGGCAATTTCTTCCTCCTTTTTTTTCAGATTTTCGTTCAATATTTCAGTGGGGTCTTTTTCAGACTCCCCGGCTTCATCGGTTTCATCCATAGAAGTGTCTGCGCCGGATTCGCCCGCAACGGGTTCTTCAATTTCTAAATCCATATTTTTATCGTAAGTGGTTTTCTTCTTCATAATTCTAATTCAATACTCCAGATCGTTTTGCGATATTAAGGTAGAAACGGTTTTTGCTGTTTGATTGACGATGGGGATGATTTTTTTATAATCCATCCGTTTCGGGCCAAAAATAGCCAGACTACCCAGAATTTCATCTCCCTTTTGATAGTTTTTGGCGATTAAACTGCACCCTTCCATTTCTTCATCCAGAAATTCCTGCCCGATGAGAATCGTCATTCCCTCCTGTTTGAGGCAACGGTCCAACAGCTTGACCAGCTTGGATTTTTCTTCCAGGGTTTTTAGAAGCCCCTTGATTTTTTCCAGATCGGCCCGGAATTCAGGATGATCCAGCAGGTTCAAGGCGCCTTCCACCAGGAGAGGATGGGTGTCCAAATCCTCCGCAAACAGTTTGTTAGAAAGATCCATGGCCTTCTTCATCAACTGGTCGTAGTGCTCCCGCTCATTTCTCAACCGGTAAACCAGTTCCTTACGGATGGTTTGTATGGATTTTCCACTGAACTCTGCATTGAGGTAATTGGAGATGGAAGTCAGTTTTTCCTGTGTCATTTCCTTTTCCAGAGCAATGACTTTATTCTGCATGATTCCAAGGTCGGAATAGAACACCGCCAATGCCCGGTCGGAAGCCACTTTGATGAATTCGATATGCTTGAACAACGTTTGAGAAAACGTCGGAAGCATGACCAGTCCCGTGTGTTGAGAGCTGACGGAAAGGGCATTGCACGCTGTCTCTAACACTTCCTGCAGGTTGTGGTTACCCGTGCCATAGCCATAAGTTTGATCCTCCACCTCCTTAAGCAGGTTTTGTGGATTGAGGAGTTGGTCCACATAAAATTGATAACCCTGGTCCGTCGGAATGCGGCCTGCCGAGGTGTGCGGTTGATGTAAATAACCCATTTCCTCCAAGTCGGACATCACATTGCGGATGGTTGCCGGGCTCAACTTTTCTGAGTGTTTCCTGGAGATACTTCTAGAACCCACCGGCTCTGCATTCTGGATGTATTCATTGACCACCTCCAAAAGCACCGCTTTCCTTCTGTCGTCCAGATGAAATTTGCTCATTGATTTAAAGGTAAAATGGTTTGGAGGAGATCAGATAATCTATTGCTACAATAAATTATCAGTCAAGCCCTGCAATGTCAATAACAAGCCAAACGCATAGAACCGGGTTAAAACGCTCTAAAAATATTGAAAAATTTGGCTTTAGGTAATTTATGGCTTTGCTTGAGAGGTGCGTTTAAGAAGGAGCGGGCAACGAAACAGTAATGAGAGTTCCATGAGAAGGTTTGCTTTGAGCAGAAATTTTGCCGCCATGCTGGTTGACAATTTTTTGGCAAATGGTGAGGCCCATTCCTGTTCCCTCATAATCGCTTTTGGTGTGCAGACGTTGGAAAGGTTTAAAAATTTTACTCACGTATTTTTCATCAAAACCGATTCCATTGTCCTTCACAGAAATCCGGTAAAACCCTTCTTCCTTTGCAGAGCAGTTTATCTTAACGATGGGAGAAACATCGGTTTTATGGTATTTAATCGCGTTTGAAATCAGATTCTGGAATAGTTGGCGAATTTGCATTTGATCCCCTTCAATGACGGGTAAACGACCCATGAAAACCTTTCCCTTATTGTTTGTGATCAATAAATCAAGATCCTCCACGACTTCAGGGATCAATCGGTTGAGGTCAATGGGTGACAATGTTTTTGATATAGTGGTTACCTTGGAAAACTCAAGGAGATCCCCGATAAACTGACTCAAGCGCTCGGCGGATTTTTGCATCCGTTGCAAGGTATCCCGTCCTTGTGGGTCCTGATTGGAGATTTGGGTTTCCAAACGGTCTCCAAGGATTATGATTTTGCGGAGCGGTTCCTGAAGGTCGTGGGAAGCGATAGTGGAGAAGTCTTGCAGTTCCATATTGCTGCGTTCCAGTTCATCGGCATATGCTTTGAGTTTTGTTTCCGCAGTTTTGCGCTCCGTGATATCTTTCATTACCCCTATGAATCGGGTTTTTCCTGTAATAGCCATTTTCCGGACGGACAATGCCAGGTCAAATATAGACCCGTTTTGGTGTCTGCCCTGGACTTCACGGTCCAGTTCCAGATTTATGGCCTGATCTTTGGATGCATACCGCCGCAGGTATCCGTCATGCTCCGATCGGTAGGGTTCCGGCATGAGGGTTTTTATGTTCCGGCCGATGATTTCTGAGGCTTGATAGCCAAACATTTTTTCCGCCGCCGGGTTGAAGGTATCGACCGACCCCAGCTCATTGATGGTGATGATGGCGTCACCGGCGTTGTCCATGATGGCGCGGGAACGGACCTCACTTTCAATCACGTCCTGGAGAGCCGACTGGCGGTCAATTTCCGTTCGGACCTGGCGGAAATGAAATATAAAGGCGGATAGCGCGGATAAAACAAAAAACCCGAAAAGCAAAACAAACCAGGAGTTCATGGTTTGCAAAGGCGCAAACGCCTCATCCACATCCATTTCTGTAGCCACTCCAAAATAATAGTCTGGCAGCCAGGCCCAGGCTCCCACGACCAGCACTCCCCGATAGTCATTGTATCCGTCCACATTGATACCCGTTTTCCCTTTTGTGGCACTCGCGGCCATGAAGGTCAGTGGTTGTTGTGAGCGGGGCGGGGCGGGGCGAAATCTCCTTATCATGTTGGCGCCGGGGTCGCGAACCTGCATTTGCAGGATGGCCCGGTTTTCCAGGTGCTCTGCCAGGAGTCCCGCTTTTTTGAGTTGAGAGTTGAATCGGCTTTCCGAAAGCATAAGACCCTCCCCGTTAAGGGCATAGGTTTCCCCGGTTTTACCCAAACGGTTGATTTCTAATATGCGCGTGAAGGCAATCTCCGGACGAATACGAAAACCCAGCACGCCAACGGTTTCACCCGCCGGGTCGCGGATAGGGGTTGAGGCAAACATGGTGGGCCAATTTGAATGCCAGACCCCATGAACGTCCGGCAAATCCACTTCCCCTGTAAAAGGGGGGGAAAGGACGGTATCCCCCTGGAGAGAACGATAGAAAAAATCGGAATGCTCTATCAACTGACGCTTGCCAAGTGGTTCCTCCAGGAAAGCCCCCAACTGATATCCGGTGTTGTCCAAAAGAACGAATCCGATAAAACCATATTTCTTACACGCCGCTCCAAGGTGTTCCCTTAGCCAGCGGAGTTCCTGGGTTTGTTTTAGAATATCCGGACCAACATCCTTAGTTTTTGAGACTTCAATAAAAGAGAGAATTTTTTGACGGACTTCGGGTTGAGTCGCCAATACCTGAGCATCCAGTTTTTTGTCCTCAATCCAGATTTTTAAAGCTTCTATGTTCGCGGAGAGGGTTGTCTGAAGCTGTGCGGCGAGGTTCTTTTTCATTTCCTTCTCAACAGCAGAAAGCCCGAACCAGCCAATGGCGGCGAGAAGGAGGATCGTCGCAAAAGACAAACGAACATTGGGCGAGAGCAGGAGTGCAAGCCGTCTGTTCCAATGTTTTGAGGGAGTATTTATACGGGATTCAGGAGGAGGGTCGCGTTTTTCCTGATTCATGATCCAGCTCCTTTAACAAATGGTTTTTAGGGCTTCAGCTTTAGGGGCGACGCAAAACCAGGATTCAAACGGGTCAACCTGCATATTTAAAGTTACATCTAATCCAACTGTAAAATTAATAAGTAAACGGCGTGATCGCTTTTCTTCTAATAGTAAGGGAATTGGAAAGTTTAAAAAGGCCGGTGAGAAAAAACTAGCCTATTGAAACACAATACATTTTCTGTAGCAATCGAGGGAACTCTGAAAATAATGTCATATTTTGAATGACATTTTATTGGCAAAGTGAAGCCGGTCAGTGGATCAAGCCATTTTTTATGGCGTAGTAAGTCAATTGTGAATTATTGCTCAACTTCAACTTCTCCAAAATGCGGCTCCGGTAGGTGCTGATGGTCGGGACACTAAGAGATAGCTCTGCCGCAATTTCTGAAACGGTCCTGCCGGAAGCAATGAGGGTGAACACCTGGTATTCCCGGTTGGACAGTAAATTGTGGGAAGGAGTGTCAAAACTGACTTCAAGGTCCTCGGCCAACTTTTCAGCGAGGGAATGGCTGACGTATTTTCTTCCTTCGGCGACCTTTCGAATGGCTTCAAGGAGATCGGGTATAGAACCGTTCTTTGTCAGGTAGCCGGAAGCGCCAGCCTTTAATAACCGGACGGCATATTGATTTTCCGGATACATGGTATAAATCAATACCGGCAGGTCGGGTTGTTTGGATTTAATTTCTTTAAGAATATCAATAATGTTTGGGCCAGGCATGGCAATATCGAGAATGAGAACGTCCCAGCCATTATTCATGATTTTTTGCAGCAATACGTGTCCATTATTAGCTTCGCCGGTGATGGCCATTTCCGGGCAACAGGACAGGATTTTTTTCAATCCCTCGCGGACGATGGCATGGTCATCAGCGATAAAAATGTTGATAGCGTCGAGAGCGATCATATGCGGGAAAAAGCCTCTCTTCAAAAAATATTAGACAAAGTTAATGCATGTGCGAAAAACTGCTTTAGATAAATGTCCCAATACCTTTGAAATTAATTGCAAAAAGGGCTCATTATATGTTGTATCAACGAGAAGCCACAATCGTTTGGTCACTGATAATTTTGTAGTTTTATGACTACGTCTTAGGGGGGTCAGCAACTGCAGTGCCATCGCGATTAATCAAAGGGACTCTCAGTGTGACGAAGGTCCCATTTTCCGGAACCCCTTTGATATGAAATTCTCCTCCCCAAAGCCGGGCGCGCTCCCTCATACCCAGGATGCCCATTGACCATTCGCTGTAAACCTGCGTCTGGGAAATGCCTTTTCCATTGTCCCGAATGGTCAGACAGATTTGTTCACTATTTTTCATAAAGTTGATATGGATTCTCGATGCATCTGCATGCCGGGCGACGTTTGTCAGAGTTTCCTGGAGAATCCGATAAATCATAATAGCCTGGTCGTCGTTCAGGTCGATGTGCGATGGTTGTATGCTGAGCACACATTGAATGCCTGTTTTTTCTTGAAACTCCTTGACCTGCCACTCAATCGCTTCGCAAATTCCAAGGTTATCCAGAATCGTTGGGTGCAAATCCGAAGTGATTCTTTGTACCGTCTCCATCACAACGTCAATGAGTTTTTCCATCGAAACGATTTTCTCACGCAGAGCCAGCTGGGATTCAGAAATTCGCGGTTTCACCCAGTTGAAATCGTATTTTAAACCGGTCAGTAATTGACCGATTTCATCGTGAACTTCTCGGGCGATATGTCTGCGCTCTTCCTCTCTTATGGTTTGCAGCCGGTTGGAAAGGTTCCGA
This genomic interval carries:
- a CDS encoding B12-binding domain-containing radical SAM protein, with the translated sequence MKRSIGLITLNAKFIQTALSLRYLRNAARTAGFQNVWIEEFVINQPVWKIAAEIQKRRTEILGVSIYIWNRHQSFELIERLKKQNPELKIVIGGPEVSFEKELSDQYTTISGEGESKWVEFLKYQERNENPTQEVLDRWNTYGVDLPDLAPPYLEEDLPNLKNRIAYLETSRGCPYLCSFCLSALDKKVRYFEQDATKKQIEKLVTAGARRIKFVDRTFNLKPKQMQELMQWLTRFRGASFHFEVVADILTPDILDFLATVPEGMFQFEIGVQTTDDSTQDSIQRKQNNQKLFDAIAALSRQNKIHCHCDLIFGLPGETLEQMLNSFEEVLSLKPHELQLGFLKFLPGAPINSVIESCGYQFQSTPPYELISSNDLSADGVIYLKKFTEVFELFYNSKRFRFTIENLLKTWTPVKLFDHILQYMDEKNLLFRSHSLDSQYKILHDAFLLGGNDLEFDLLKLDYLYSQRIFHLPRFLKNRLGESGELKQKTWQGDRKSPMIPFHHEIQKTGSGVKMVPSPAPRHYVIAHPNGDSGYIQQPAIILVND
- the mutM gene encoding formamidopyrimidine-DNA glycosylase, with protein sequence MPELPEVETLRRALLPLVKNKTLLKLKFFRKDIRFPIPREKLKEELSGKIVSDITRRGKYLLMHVPTGAMILHLGMSGRVVRHPSMKSVENHTHAIFHFEPDVYLHFIDPRRFGCILWAQNDEGHPLLNHLGLDPLGEETTPKALKVMARNRKVPIKSFLMDSKRITGVGNIYACESLFDAAIHPMKHAGKITLAQWQKLIPSLQSTLKNSIASGGTTLRDFFSADNTPGYYAVNLSVYGKENQPCPHCQTPISRTVHSGRSTFYCKVCQKK
- a CDS encoding nucleotide exchange factor GrpE; the protein is MKKKTTYDKNMDLEIEEPVAGESGADTSMDETDEAGESEKDPTEILNENLKKKEEEIAELKGEFLRYKADTENFKKRLQKEKEDFSQYANERLLKELILINDNLERALSAPNPTVKSLQEGVEMILKQFHSFLEKEKVESVEALGKKFDPNLHEVMCQVESDDHEENTITEEYSKGYRLKGRMLRPSKVVVAKAPETSGKENAEISNEDSKAPPESSDS
- the hrcA gene encoding heat-inducible transcription repressor HrcA; translation: MSKFHLDDRRKAVLLEVVNEYIQNAEPVGSRSISRKHSEKLSPATIRNVMSDLEEMGYLHQPHTSAGRIPTDQGYQFYVDQLLNPQNLLKEVEDQTYGYGTGNHNLQEVLETACNALSVSSQHTGLVMLPTFSQTLFKHIEFIKVASDRALAVFYSDLGIMQNKVIALEKEMTQEKLTSISNYLNAEFSGKSIQTIRKELVYRLRNEREHYDQLMKKAMDLSNKLFAEDLDTHPLLVEGALNLLDHPEFRADLEKIKGLLKTLEEKSKLVKLLDRCLKQEGMTILIGQEFLDEEMEGCSLIAKNYQKGDEILGSLAIFGPKRMDYKKIIPIVNQTAKTVSTLISQNDLEY
- a CDS encoding DNA-binding response regulator — its product is MIALDAINIFIADDHAIVREGLKKILSCCPEMAITGEANNGHVLLQKIMNNGWDVLILDIAMPGPNIIDILKEIKSKQPDLPVLIYTMYPENQYAVRLLKAGASGYLTKNGSIPDLLEAIRKVAEGRKYVSHSLAEKLAEDLEVSFDTPSHNLLSNREYQVFTLIASGRTVSEIAAELSLSVPTISTYRSRILEKLKLSNNSQLTYYAIKNGLIH